The DNA segment TTTTGTTCGGCCAACAACTTTTCCGCGCTCGCCTGATTCGCCTGCGCCGTCGCCAGTGTGGTTTTGATGGTGACGACTTCACTGCGGAGCGAGGTCAATTCGGCCTCGCGCTGCTGCAATTGCTGGCGCAATTCATTTTCCAGCGCGGCGTTGGTGGGAGCGACCGGCGGTTTGCCGCGCGTCATGAGATAACCGATCAGCCAGCCGAGACCGCCGCCGAGGAGAAAGGCGATTGCGAGTTGTGCGCCGAGGGACATGGGTCAGTTAAATTGGTCTTGAGTTGCGCGAAAGCCAAAAGGCTTGGTGGGCGCGTTAGCGTCTTGGAGTGCGGTGGCCCTCCACCGCTTTTCCCCCGCATGATTGGCGACGTAAAGCGGCAGAGGGCTGCCGCAGTCCAAGACCTGACGGAAAATTGAACGTCCCACGAAAAGATGTCCTGCTTTCTTCATTTTAACGCAATTTTCCAAACAATCTCTTCTCATCATCCGCCAGTTTTTCGCGCTCGGACTTCCTCATGTTTACGCTTCCGGGTTTCCGATTTACGAGCTTAACGCGAAGCCTGCGTGAATCGTAATTCGTAAATCAAGAATTCAAAAGTGCGCGACCACTTCGATTTCCACGTTCGCGCCCTTGGGTAAAGCCGCCACCTGCACTGTCGAGCGCGCGGGAAAATCCTGGGTGAAATACTTCGCATAGACTTCATTCATCGCGGCGAAGTCCGCCAAGTTGGTCATGAACACGGTGGATTTTACCACGTTGACGAGTGTCAGCCCCTGATCTTCGAGAATGGCCTTTACGTTTTCCAAAACGCGTTCGGTTTGTGCCTGAATGTCGCCGGTCACGAGGGTGCCGTCGGCGGGGCGAATCGGGATTTGTCCCGCGCAGAACAGCAGATCGCCGACGCGCACGGCGTGGTTGTATGGACCAACGGCCGCCGGCGACTTGGTGGGTTTGATGATTTGTTTGGTAGCCATAATTACGGAAAGCAATGAAACGGCTACGGTGAACTTGAGGCAAGGTTAAACCGCACGAAGCCGAAAACGCGGGCGCGTCTTGATGAATGGTAGCGGCGGGCACGGATGCCTGCCGCCACGCGAATTTGGAAACTGCGGCTTCACCCGCTTCACCACACGGAGACGACCTGCGCCTTCTGTTTGCGCCCGGCGATTTCCAGCGTCGGTTTGTCGCCCTGTTTCTTTTCCATGAGTTGCGCGCCCAACGGCGATTGCGGGGTGATGACCAGAATCTCCTTTTTATCGTGCGTCACTTCCGTGCCCCCGGCGCGCGGGCCGATGAAATAAAACGACGTTTCGCCGTCGGCCTGCAGTTCCACCAGCGCCCCGATGCCGATGCCTTCACCCGCCGCGAACTTCCGTGCCTCCAGCTTTTCAAATTCCGCAATGGCGGTTTCCAGTTCCGCCGCCTGCTTGGACTGGCCGCGCGCCAGATAGGAAGCTTCCAATCCGCGCGTGTCGTATTTGTTGTCGGCCTTGCTTTGCTCGTGCGTGGCCTCGGCGCGCGAATTTTGCGCGGCGCGAAAATAAATTCCCAGCTCCTCAGTGAGACGAGCGATAATTTTTTGGATCAGGGCGCGTTTGTTCATGGAACAATTCTTACGACGGTGAGCATGGTTGTTTTGCAATTCGCGCGGCGGGAAAATCAACGTGGCTGGAGAACCTCTTCCTTGGAAATTCCTTTGGCTGCGGCCACGGCGCGCAAGATGGCGTTGAGCGTGCCGAGGCGAAGCGGAGCGTGGTCGGGAACTGACAGTCGATGGTGACGCGGCGACTCCGTTTGCAGAATGACATGACTGCCTTCTTGATTGACCTGCTGATAACCGTGGTGTTTGCAGAGCAGCTTGATCAAATCAGCGCCGCTCAGGTCGCGAGGCAGTTTCATGCCACGGCCAGAAGTTCATCCCGCACCAGATGCAACCGCACGGTGGCGGGCTTGGGTTGATCGAAAAAGAATGCGGCGACCGCTTCCCGGACGTTGGTGCGCAATTCCTCCCAAGTGTTGCCCTGGGTGAAAATATCGTGCGACAGACATTCGGCCACATAACCGCCATCGCCTTCCTGCGTGATGTTGAAGACAATTTCCATGCTGGGAGTATCGTCGGAGTACCGCACAAAACAAGTTCACAAATACTTCGCCAAAATCGGTTTCAGCGCCGCGATGGTTGGTCTTGGCCACAGTTTGCGCTCCGTCATGATGGCCCCCTGCAAAGCCGTATGGCAGGACCAGTTTGGCTGAGTCGGAATTTGTGGAATGGTTCGGGCGATGATGGCTTTGGCGGTGGCGGCATTTTTGGCGACGTTGGCCACGACCATTTCCACCGTGACATGCGCCTCGTCCACCTTCCAGCAATCGTAATCGGTGATCATCGCCAGCGTGGCATAAGCGATCTCGGCTTCGCGCGCGCACTTGGCTTCGCCCAGGGCGGTCATGCCAATGACGTCGTAGCCGAGTTTGCGATTCGTCAGGGATTCGGCGCGCGTGCTGAAGGCCGGACCTTCCATGTTCACGTAAGTGCCGCCGTCGTGAACCCGGGCTTTGATCTTCCGAGCCGAGGACAGCAATAGTTTGCGCAAGTCCGCGGAAATGGGCTCCGCAAACGCCACGTGACCGACGAGGCCGCGCCCGAAGAAGGTGTGTTCGGCAGAGCGCTTGGTGCGATCGAGAAATTGGTCAATCAACACCACGTCGCACGGCCGGTATTGGGGTTGGAGTGAACCGACGGCGCTGACGCCGATGATCCAGGCGGCCCCGAGTTTTTTCAGCGCCCAGATGTTGGCGCGATGATTCAGTTCACTGGGCA comes from the Verrucomicrobiia bacterium genome and includes:
- a CDS encoding type II toxin-antitoxin system HicA family toxin, translated to MKLPRDLSGADLIKLLCKHHGYQQVNQEGSHVILQTESPRHHRLSVPDHAPLRLGTLNAILRAVAAAKGISKEEVLQPR
- a CDS encoding RidA family protein, which produces MATKQIIKPTKSPAAVGPYNHAVRVGDLLFCAGQIPIRPADGTLVTGDIQAQTERVLENVKAILEDQGLTLVNVVKSTVFMTNLADFAAMNEVYAKYFTQDFPARSTVQVAALPKGANVEIEVVAHF
- a CDS encoding 2-phospho-L-lactate guanylyltransferase, which codes for MEIVFNITQEGDGGYVAECLSHDIFTQGNTWEELRTNVREAVAAFFFDQPKPATVRLHLVRDELLAVA
- a CDS encoding GreA/GreB family elongation factor, producing the protein MNKRALIQKIIARLTEELGIYFRAAQNSRAEATHEQSKADNKYDTRGLEASYLARGQSKQAAELETAIAEFEKLEARKFAAGEGIGIGALVELQADGETSFYFIGPRAGGTEVTHDKKEILVITPQSPLGAQLMEKKQGDKPTLEIAGRKQKAQVVSVW
- the mtnP gene encoding S-methyl-5'-thioadenosine phosphorylase is translated as MAQPRIGIIGGSGLYDLEGFTHQKWVRIKTPFGPPSDAFLTGRLAGREVVFLPRHARGHRILPSELNHRANIWALKKLGAAWIIGVSAVGSLQPQYRPCDVVLIDQFLDRTKRSAEHTFFGRGLVGHVAFAEPISADLRKLLLSSARKIKARVHDGGTYVNMEGPAFSTRAESLTNRKLGYDVIGMTALGEAKCAREAEIAYATLAMITDYDCWKVDEAHVTVEMVVANVAKNAATAKAIIARTIPQIPTQPNWSCHTALQGAIMTERKLWPRPTIAALKPILAKYL